CTACGTCTCGATCGAGTTCCTGCTCGGCCGCCTGTTCACGAACAACCTCATCAACCTCGGGTTGCGAGACGCGTTCGAGGCGGGGCTCGCGCGTCTCGGCCTCGACCTGTCGGCCGTCAGCGGCGCCGAGCCCGACCCGTCGCTCGGCAACGGGGGGCTCGGCCGGCTCGCGGCCTGTTTTCTCGACTCGCTCGCGACGCACGACCTTCCCGCGCTCGGGTACGGGATCAACTACGAGTTCGGGCTGTTCCGCCAGACGTTCGAACGCGGCTACCAACGCGAGCTGCCCGACCCGTGGTGGCACGACTACTCGCCCTGGGGCATCGTCCACCGCAACGAGGCCTGTCCCGTGCAGCTCTACGGGCGGGTGGAAGAGCGCCGCGCGTCGGACGGGCGCCGCGTGCCCACCTGGGTGGGCTGGGACGTGATGTACGGCGTGCCGACCGACATCCCGATCGTCGGCTACGGCGGTCGTACGGTCAACGCGCTGCGGCTCTTCGCCGCGCGGGCCTCCGACGAGTTCGACATCCAGCTCTTCAACGACGGCGACTACATCCAGGCCGTCAAGCGGAAGATCGAGACCGAGACGGTCACCAAGGTCCTCTACCCCTCCGACATCGTCGCGTCGGGACGCGAGTTGCGCCTGCAGCAGGAGTACTTCCTCGTGGCGTGCACCGCGCGCGACATCTTCCGGCGTCACCTCGCCGCGGGCCGGCGCTGGGACGACTTCCCGACGCACTTCGCGATCCAGTTGAACGACACGCACCCGGCGCTGATGGTCGCCGAGCTGATGCGGCTCTTCGTCGACGAGCAGGACCTGCCGTGGGACGAGGCCTGGGAGCTGACCGTCGCCTCGCTCGGCTACACCAACCACACGCTCATGCCCGAGGCCCTCGAGACGTGGTCGGTGGATCTGCTGGGACGCGTGCTGCCCCGTCACCTGCAGATCATCTTCGACATCAACCAGCGGCTCATCGACCGGATCCAGCACCGCTGGCCTGGCGACGTCGACCGCGTCCGCCGCATGTCGCTCGTCAACGAGCACAACGGACGCGCCGTCAGGATGGCGCACCTCGCGATCGTCGGCAGCCACTCGGTCAACGGCGTGGCCGCGCTCCACTCCGAACTCGTGAAGACGCGCCTCGTCCCCGACTTCTTCGAGTTGTGGCCCGAGCGGTTCAACAACAAGACCAACGGCGTCACGCCACGCCGGTGGCTGCTCGCCGCGAACCCTCCGCTCGCGACGCTGCTGAACGACACCGTCGGCGACGGCTGGGTCACCAAGCTCTCGAAGCTGCGCGCCTTCGAACCCTTCGCCGACGACGCCGGCGTCCGCCAGCGGCTGCGGGACATCAAGCTCGCCAACAAGCAGCGGCTCGCCCAGACGATCCGGCGCACGGTGGGCCTCGACATCGACCCGACGGCGATGTTCGACGTGCAGGCCAAGCGTATTCACGAGTACAAACGCCAGCTGCTCAACGCCCTGCACGTGATCGCGCAGTACCTGGAGATCGTCGAGGACGGGCGCGACCTGCCCGTGCCGAAGGTCTACGTCTTCGCGGGCAAGGCGGCGCCTCGCTACA
The DNA window shown above is from Acidobacteriota bacterium and carries:
- a CDS encoding glycogen/starch/alpha-glucan phosphorylase, which translates into the protein MTGYRWEQSTPEQRFTAAATALRATLIEQMMATTARHEAAAAKSLCYVSIEFLLGRLFTNNLINLGLRDAFEAGLARLGLDLSAVSGAEPDPSLGNGGLGRLAACFLDSLATHDLPALGYGINYEFGLFRQTFERGYQRELPDPWWHDYSPWGIVHRNEACPVQLYGRVEERRASDGRRVPTWVGWDVMYGVPTDIPIVGYGGRTVNALRLFAARASDEFDIQLFNDGDYIQAVKRKIETETVTKVLYPSDIVASGRELRLQQEYFLVACTARDIFRRHLAAGRRWDDFPTHFAIQLNDTHPALMVAELMRLFVDEQDLPWDEAWELTVASLGYTNHTLMPEALETWSVDLLGRVLPRHLQIIFDINQRLIDRIQHRWPGDVDRVRRMSLVNEHNGRAVRMAHLAIVGSHSVNGVAALHSELVKTRLVPDFFELWPERFNNKTNGVTPRRWLLAANPPLATLLNDTVGDGWVTKLSKLRAFEPFADDAGVRQRLRDIKLANKQRLAQTIRRTVGLDIDPTAMFDVQAKRIHEYKRQLLNALHVIAQYLEIVEDGRDLPVPKVYVFAGKAAPRYTQAKLIIKLINSIGQTIARDPRVRGQLAVAFVPDYRVTVAERIIPAADLSEQISTAGTEASGTGNMKFAMNGALTIGTLDGANIEILEEVGPENLFIFGLTAEEVASHLAGGTYDPWSVYESDRTIRRVVETLGSDLFCPDEPGLFRPLRDSLLSRGERYFHLADFGGYAEAQRRAADAYLDQDEWSRRCALTISRMGKFSSDRTIAEYARDIWGISRV